Proteins found in one Fulvitalea axinellae genomic segment:
- the ricT gene encoding regulatory iron-sulfur-containing complex subunit RicT — protein sequence MSACNSCATGDAKSDGLPNGCRSNGACATGSCNMMEVHDWLSNMDLPADDFFDIYEVRFKGGKKDFFRNKNNLLLHTGDPVVVDVPNGHHVGYVSLSGELVRLQMKKKGIEDEESVRSIYRVATERDLKKFEDVKKREMPTLYRTREIIDDLKLEMKLSDVEFQADNTKATFYYSADDRVDFRELIKVLASEFRIRVEMRQISLRQEASRLGGVGSCGRELCCSTWLSSFKSVSTSAARYQNLSLNPGKLSGQCGRLKCCLNYELETYIEALQDIPKLDMPLKTQKGSARLQKTDIFRKVMWFGYEKENTWHPVPVERVVEIMKQNAAGQLPETLLEDVDTVKEAMAQAITDQLEKMDKKYSDESKGNSRRRRSSRRRSSRPGRGGQEATAKGGNQGNRERSASGEGASQGRRKSGGPKQQGGGERPKSDAKQTKRPVTAKGQQPAGDRSAKGGAKNASGNARNQRGGRPSGGRAGANRRNGNGGGQGPKGQKPESGNKNGNGRPKQNGGNRNGGKPNGNGRRRDNSNNKDKE from the coding sequence ATGTCTGCATGTAATTCTTGCGCCACAGGCGATGCCAAGTCCGATGGGCTTCCCAACGGATGCCGGAGCAATGGCGCTTGCGCTACCGGAAGTTGCAATATGATGGAGGTGCATGACTGGCTCTCCAATATGGATTTGCCGGCCGACGACTTCTTCGATATTTACGAAGTCAGGTTTAAAGGTGGCAAGAAGGATTTTTTTAGAAACAAGAACAACCTCTTATTGCATACGGGCGATCCCGTGGTGGTGGACGTACCTAACGGGCACCATGTAGGCTACGTTTCCTTGAGCGGAGAGCTTGTCCGCCTTCAGATGAAGAAAAAAGGAATTGAGGACGAGGAATCCGTAAGGAGTATTTATCGGGTAGCCACGGAGCGTGATCTCAAGAAGTTTGAGGACGTGAAGAAGCGCGAAATGCCGACGCTTTACCGCACGCGCGAAATTATCGACGACTTGAAGCTGGAAATGAAGCTTTCCGACGTGGAATTTCAGGCTGATAACACCAAAGCCACGTTCTATTACTCTGCCGATGACCGTGTGGATTTCCGTGAGCTGATCAAGGTTTTGGCTTCGGAATTCCGGATTCGCGTGGAGATGAGGCAAATTAGCCTTAGGCAAGAAGCCAGCCGTTTGGGGGGCGTGGGGTCCTGTGGTCGCGAACTTTGCTGTTCCACTTGGCTGTCAAGTTTTAAGAGTGTTTCGACTTCCGCGGCCCGTTATCAGAACCTTTCTTTGAATCCCGGAAAGCTCTCTGGGCAATGCGGACGCTTAAAATGTTGCTTGAACTACGAGCTGGAAACCTATATCGAAGCCCTGCAGGATATTCCGAAATTGGATATGCCACTGAAGACCCAAAAGGGTTCGGCGCGTTTGCAGAAGACTGACATTTTCCGCAAGGTGATGTGGTTTGGCTACGAAAAAGAGAATACCTGGCACCCCGTTCCAGTAGAGCGAGTGGTGGAAATCATGAAGCAAAACGCTGCGGGACAATTGCCGGAAACGTTGCTTGAAGACGTCGATACAGTGAAGGAAGCGATGGCTCAGGCGATCACCGACCAGCTGGAAAAGATGGACAAAAAATACAGCGACGAGAGCAAAGGCAATAGCCGTCGTCGTCGTTCGTCCAGAAGGCGTTCTAGCAGACCCGGGCGTGGCGGACAAGAGGCTACGGCCAAAGGGGGCAACCAAGGGAATCGGGAAAGAAGCGCTTCTGGCGAAGGCGCGTCACAAGGGCGCCGTAAGTCTGGAGGGCCTAAACAACAAGGTGGCGGTGAGCGACCGAAAAGCGATGCGAAACAGACCAAGCGACCTGTAACGGCCAAAGGGCAACAGCCTGCTGGTGATCGTTCGGCGAAAGGCGGGGCTAAAAACGCTTCTGGCAACGCGAGAAACCAGCGCGGTGGCCGTCCGTCAGGCGGTAGGGCTGGCGCTAACCGCAGAAACGGCAACGGTGGCGGACAAGGCCCAAAAGGACAAAAGCCCGAATCCGGAAACAAGAACGGAAACGGAAGGCCAAAGCAAAACGGCGGAAACCGCAATGGAGGCAAGCCGAACGGTAATGGCAGAAGAAGAGATAACTCTAACAATAAGGATAAGGAATAA
- a CDS encoding glycosyltransferase, whose translation MRTKSEKSRRSSTRRISKSNISKTLLCEVAWEVCNQVGGIYTVLRSKAPTMVRKWGDHYCLVGPYIESQASAAFDPLPLDPSDPFAKATLNLREKGFEAHYGEWLVSGRPRTVLINIDGVYDRLGDYKYHLWENHDIATPSDDGLLNKTLAFGYVTELFFRELARPTVTNKHVLGHFHEWMAATPILNLRRDNIPVSTIFTTHATLLGRYLAMNDPDFYDHLPFYDWHKEALNFNIESQVKIERFAANAADVLTTVSEITAQECVSLLGRQPEEVVPNGINIERFTAFHEFQNLHIEYKERIHQFVMAHFFQNYTFNLDKTLYFFTSGRYEFKNKGFDVTLEALAKLNYMLQREDSDMTVVMFFVTRQPFNSINPDVLQSRAMMEELRQTTKGILKQVGERMFYAAASGTDYELPNLNEFVDEYWKLRFRRTLQSWKNDRFPPIVTHNLEDDANDEILNTLRTSNLINKPEDRVKVVYHPDFINSTNPLFGIDYMQFVRGCHLGVFPSYYEPWGYTPLECMACGIPAVTSDLSGFGEYVIDNMNEPENKGLVVNNRKDADFQASADQLARKLYKFTQLDRRERIDMRNKTESASTFFDWKNLVHHYEKAHNLALSRLKERVK comes from the coding sequence ATGAGAACCAAGTCCGAAAAATCTCGCAGATCGAGCACACGTAGGATTTCCAAGTCCAACATCTCCAAAACCCTCCTCTGCGAAGTGGCCTGGGAAGTATGCAACCAAGTAGGAGGCATCTACACCGTACTGCGTTCCAAGGCGCCAACAATGGTACGCAAATGGGGCGACCACTATTGTCTCGTAGGCCCGTATATCGAAAGCCAGGCCAGCGCAGCTTTCGATCCGTTACCGCTCGACCCCTCGGATCCCTTCGCCAAAGCCACCCTGAACCTTAGGGAAAAAGGATTCGAGGCCCATTACGGAGAGTGGCTGGTATCGGGACGGCCCCGAACGGTTTTGATCAATATCGACGGCGTGTATGACCGTCTTGGGGACTACAAGTATCATCTCTGGGAGAATCACGATATCGCCACGCCAAGCGATGACGGTTTGCTGAACAAAACTTTGGCTTTCGGCTACGTCACGGAGCTTTTCTTCAGGGAACTCGCCCGCCCGACAGTCACGAACAAGCACGTGCTGGGGCATTTTCACGAGTGGATGGCCGCCACCCCGATCCTCAACCTGCGACGCGACAACATTCCGGTATCAACGATCTTCACTACGCACGCCACTTTGCTGGGCCGTTATTTGGCCATGAACGACCCTGATTTCTACGATCACCTTCCGTTTTACGATTGGCACAAAGAGGCGCTGAATTTCAATATCGAATCACAAGTAAAAATCGAGCGGTTCGCGGCCAACGCCGCCGATGTACTTACCACAGTAAGCGAGATTACGGCGCAGGAGTGTGTTAGCCTTTTGGGACGCCAACCGGAAGAAGTGGTGCCGAACGGAATCAATATCGAGCGGTTCACGGCCTTCCACGAGTTTCAGAATCTGCATATCGAATACAAGGAAAGAATCCATCAGTTCGTGATGGCGCACTTTTTCCAAAACTATACGTTCAACCTCGACAAAACGCTTTATTTCTTCACCTCCGGCCGTTACGAATTCAAAAACAAAGGCTTTGACGTAACGCTTGAGGCCTTGGCCAAGCTGAACTACATGCTTCAGCGCGAAGACTCCGACATGACTGTCGTGATGTTTTTCGTTACCCGTCAGCCTTTCAATTCCATCAACCCGGACGTACTTCAGTCACGGGCGATGATGGAAGAATTGAGGCAAACAACCAAAGGCATTCTGAAACAGGTAGGCGAAAGGATGTTCTACGCCGCAGCTTCGGGAACGGATTACGAACTGCCCAACCTCAACGAGTTTGTGGACGAATACTGGAAGCTCCGTTTCCGCCGAACATTGCAGTCTTGGAAAAACGACCGCTTCCCGCCTATCGTCACGCACAACTTGGAAGACGACGCCAACGACGAAATCCTTAACACCCTGCGTACTTCGAACCTGATCAACAAACCCGAAGACCGAGTAAAAGTGGTGTACCACCCGGATTTCATCAACTCCACCAACCCGCTGTTCGGCATCGATTATATGCAGTTTGTCCGCGGTTGCCATTTGGGCGTTTTCCCTAGCTATTACGAACCTTGGGGCTACACGCCACTGGAATGTATGGCTTGCGGTATTCCGGCTGTAACCAGCGATCTGTCCGGATTTGGCGAGTACGTGATCGACAATATGAATGAGCCGGAAAATAAAGGATTGGTGGTGAATAACCGCAAGGACGCCGACTTCCAAGCCTCCGCCGACCAACTGGCCCGCAAACTCTACAAATTCACCCAATTAGACCGTAGGGAAAGAATTGATATGAGGAACAAAACGGAAAGCGCATCTACGTTCTTCGACTGGAAAAACCTTGTGCATCACTATGAAAAAGCGCACAACTTAGCGCTTTCCAGACTGAAAGAAAGAGTCAAATAA
- a CDS encoding TolC family protein → MLQRFFLSIALVFSASQMFAQAGDSLHLGLTDAVRRAKANSIDALYARTSRDISLQSWRLYKATLRPDVLVSGQLPGINRRYEGVRQPDGSVVYQEVFQGRSELDFSLRQVIPFTGGNVSLYSSLDRFDNFDSENRGSSYSGSPVGIRLDQPLFAYNDFRWKKQIEPLNYKASERKYVESMEKIGVQAATAFFDLYSKQREVQRVKENIQRANIKLSIAKKRFSIGTITENDLLQLELSTLKSQEELAQAELDYAQASRVLRRLLDLDPMLPIKLDLPAEIPGFVPEPNFAAEIALKNRPDMVEAERDLLQAKAGADRARKEGFSANLNASAGWDTRTEKLDGYYKDMIERQTVSVRLSVPIVDWGKNKARKAQAESRLRLAEISSLRAEENVSQEASVKASRLVMARRKIGINERSMAIAKKRYEIASKRYDNGDLSVLELITALREMDEADRGYVKALQSFWNEYYGLRAMTLYDFETGQSLLPEE, encoded by the coding sequence ATGCTTCAAAGATTTTTTCTATCAATAGCGCTGGTTTTTTCCGCTTCGCAAATGTTTGCCCAAGCCGGTGACAGCTTGCATTTGGGCTTGACAGATGCGGTAAGGCGGGCAAAGGCGAATTCCATTGACGCGCTTTACGCACGTACTTCGCGTGATATAAGTTTGCAGTCTTGGAGGTTATACAAAGCGACTCTGCGCCCGGATGTGTTGGTTAGTGGCCAATTGCCGGGAATCAATCGTCGTTATGAGGGCGTAAGGCAACCTGACGGATCGGTGGTATATCAGGAGGTGTTTCAAGGCCGTTCCGAACTGGACTTCTCGTTGCGCCAAGTGATTCCGTTTACAGGCGGTAATGTTTCACTGTATTCGTCACTTGACCGGTTTGATAATTTTGACAGCGAAAACCGTGGGTCTAGCTATAGTGGCTCGCCTGTGGGTATTCGTTTGGATCAGCCTTTATTCGCATACAATGATTTTCGATGGAAGAAACAAATCGAACCGTTGAATTATAAAGCCTCTGAGCGTAAGTATGTGGAAAGCATGGAGAAAATAGGAGTGCAAGCGGCTACGGCGTTTTTCGATCTGTATTCCAAACAACGTGAAGTGCAACGGGTCAAGGAAAATATTCAGCGGGCAAATATCAAGTTGTCGATCGCTAAAAAAAGATTTTCTATCGGTACAATTACCGAAAATGATTTATTGCAACTGGAATTGTCTACACTGAAATCACAGGAGGAATTGGCGCAAGCGGAGCTGGATTATGCGCAAGCCAGTCGGGTTTTACGGCGTCTATTGGACCTGGATCCAATGTTGCCGATAAAATTGGACCTACCGGCCGAGATTCCCGGATTTGTCCCCGAACCCAATTTTGCGGCTGAAATCGCATTGAAAAACCGACCGGATATGGTAGAGGCGGAACGCGATTTACTGCAGGCAAAAGCGGGGGCTGATCGTGCGAGGAAAGAAGGCTTTTCGGCTAATCTGAACGCTTCGGCAGGTTGGGATACACGTACCGAAAAACTTGACGGCTATTATAAAGATATGATCGAACGGCAGACGGTATCAGTTCGATTAAGTGTTCCGATTGTGGATTGGGGAAAAAACAAGGCGAGAAAAGCACAGGCGGAGTCCCGTTTGCGTTTAGCTGAGATTTCCAGCCTTAGGGCGGAAGAGAACGTTAGCCAAGAAGCGTCGGTGAAGGCTTCGAGGTTAGTGATGGCCCGCAGGAAAATCGGGATCAACGAACGTTCGATGGCGATTGCTAAAAAACGTTACGAAATCGCTTCGAAGCGGTATGATAACGGAGATTTGTCGGTGTTGGAATTGATTACGGCTTTGCGGGAAATGGATGAGGCTGATCGGGGATATGTAAAGGCTCTGCAAAGCTTTTGGAACGAATACTACGGGCTTCGGGCAATGACGCTTTATGATTTTGAAACGGGACAGTCACTGTTGCCGGAAGAATAA